A window from Hemibagrus wyckioides isolate EC202008001 linkage group LG17, SWU_Hwy_1.0, whole genome shotgun sequence encodes these proteins:
- the LOC131367826 gene encoding collagen alpha-1(X) chain, which produces MLHHWNLVTQSVFPFTFWLVCIRCMSVMEDRGLPLNNDSSVQLDPMGGQWAEFGLLYCDMILEAPVPPPADQVPWFCTCSLCQSNKGEKGERGDRGLPGNPGVLGLRGLIGPRGTQGFVGQQGLKGEKGDEGMKGEQGPMGPMGPIGDQGVKGDKGDRGEDGMVGEPGQKGEDGQCPLGCISLPGPSGEPGLPGPVGLPGLLGQDGAPGAKGLKGDPGIDGTPGTPGFPGNKGEPGKEGNCSCKDGQKGEVGLEGSKGTKGELGQMGPQGVAGQKGSKGEAGEMGLMGMPGPCSPAIQSAFSAALRSSFPAANQPVVFGRIIYNLQQHYNPSTGVYTAPVNGTYAFSFHLTASTRSLKVGLFWNFQPVVKSTQTYELGSVSQQVMLHLSLGDQVWLQVKDIVSNGMFTSSEASSTFSGFLIQPDTCDIIMGRELPPPIIRGEYTWGDPDPTLSPNV; this is translated from the exons ATGCTTCATCACTGGAACTTG gtaacgCAGAGTGTGTTTCCCTTCACTTTCTGGTTGGTGTGTATCCGCTGTATGTCAGTGATGGAAGACCGCGGTCTTCCCCTAAACAATGACAGCTCAGTGCAGCTCGATCCAATGGGGGGCCAATGGGCAGAGTTTGGCCTTTTATACTGTGATATGATTCTTGAGGCTCCAGTGCCTCCTCCTGCTGATCAGGTGCCATGGTTCTGCACATGCTCACTGTGTCAAAGCAATAAAggggagaaaggagagagaggagaccgTGGATTACCgg gAAATCCTGGAGTTCTGGGATTAAGGGGGTTGATAGGACCTCGTGGTACACAGGGATTTGTAGGACAGCAGGGACTGAAAG GTGAAAAAggagatgaaggaatgaaaggaGAGCAAGGCCCAATGGGACCAATGGGCCCTATAGGCGATCAaggggtcaaag GTGATAAAGGGGATCGTGGTGAGGATGGCATGGTTGGTGAACCGGGTCAAAAGGGAGAAGATGGTCAGTGTCCACTGGGCTGTATCTCACTTCCTGGTCCTTCAGGTGAACCGGGTCTTCCTGGTCCAGTCGGATTACCTGGGTTACTTGGGCAGGATGGAGCTCCTGGTGCTAAAGGTCTGAAGGGTGATCCAGGCATAGATGGAACACCAGGCACACCTGGATTTCCAGGGAATAAAGGTGAACCAGGCAAGGAGGGAAACTGCTCATGTAAGGATGGACAAAAAGGTGAAGTGGGACTTGAAGGATCTAAGGGCACTAAGGGAGAGCTAGGTCAGATGGGGCCTCAGGGTGTTGCAGGGCAGAAGGGTTCTAAAGGAGAAGCCGGGGAGATGGGATTGATGGGAATGCCTGGTCCTTGCAGCCCAGCCATACAATCTGCATTCtctgcagcactaagatcatcATTTCCAGCTGCCAATCAGCCAGTAGTGTTCGGGCGTATCATCTATAACCTGCAGCAGCACTACAACCCGAGCACAGGTGTGTACACAGCACCGGTCAATGGCACCTATGCATTTAGCTTCCACTTGACCGCCTCCACCCGCAGCTTGAAGGTTGGACTCTTCTGGAACTTCCAACCCGTGGTGAAGAGCACACAAACATATGAGTTAGGCTCCGTCTCCCAGCAAGTAATGCTACACCTGAGCTTAGGGGATCAGGTGTGGCTCCAGGTGAAGGACATTGTCAGTAATGGGATGTTCACAAGCTCTGAGGCCAGTAGCACCTTTAGTGGCTTCCTGATTCAACCTGACACCTGTGACATCATCATGGGCCGTGAGCTTCCTCCACCAATCATCAGAGGGGAGTACACCTGGGGGGATCCAGACCCCACCCTAAGCCCTAATGTCTAG